The Candidatus Nanohalococcus occultus genome contains a region encoding:
- a CDS encoding metallophosphoesterase: protein MDVFGFKTVDSLPALYHPELDILAVSDLHLGLEKAVSYDGNYVPKFQLEEIKEDIRTLKEQTDASRILLNGDLKHEFSHTRFSEKEEIEEFFKFLQRVFQEIIVIEGNHDTYLEDIIPEENLFESFLEDGVLFTHGHRSIEDKEFETLVIGHEHPALKLEDEIGITEKFDCLLYGQMEDNRNIIVLPAFSKMAGGSGVNKMPSSELLSPVLRDKTDVRTLKAIAIDKEAGIFEFPRLHRIQ, encoded by the coding sequence ATGGATGTATTCGGCTTCAAAACAGTTGATTCCCTTCCCGCACTTTACCACCCGGAACTCGATATACTCGCAGTATCCGATCTACATCTAGGCCTGGAGAAAGCGGTTAGCTACGATGGAAACTACGTCCCAAAGTTCCAACTTGAGGAGATTAAAGAAGACATCCGGACACTGAAAGAACAGACCGATGCGTCACGCATACTGCTTAACGGCGATCTAAAACACGAGTTCAGCCACACACGTTTTTCGGAAAAGGAAGAGATAGAAGAGTTCTTCAAATTTCTACAGAGAGTTTTCCAAGAGATAATAGTGATCGAAGGCAACCATGATACCTATCTAGAGGATATAATCCCCGAAGAAAACCTGTTTGAAAGCTTTCTCGAAGACGGAGTACTGTTCACGCATGGACATCGAAGTATTGAAGACAAAGAGTTCGAAACCCTGGTTATAGGTCACGAACATCCCGCATTGAAGCTTGAAGATGAAATAGGTATCACGGAAAAGTTTGACTGCCTTTTATACGGACAGATGGAAGACAATCGAAATATTATCGTACTACCTGCGTTTTCGAAAATGGCAGGAGGGAGCGGAGTGAATAAAATGCCTAGCTCAGAGTTACTCTCGCCTGTTCTAAGAGATAAAACAGACGTTAGGACGCTTAAAGCCATTGCAATAGATAAAGAAGCCGGTATATTTGAGTTCCCTAGGCTTCATCGTATACAATAG
- a CDS encoding transcriptional regulator: protein MKFEAEVISDELLPAVRSLLSSELKDSYGMTQRDIAQRLEITQPAVSQYLNDQRADQSVKNKLKDDPQIMILVNEAAGKLAVDKDPTGEVSDILRAVRDKGLLKEKFRDAAKL, encoded by the coding sequence GTGAAGTTTGAAGCCGAAGTCATATCCGATGAGCTGCTTCCGGCAGTGAGAAGTCTGCTCTCATCCGAGCTAAAAGACAGCTACGGCATGACACAAAGAGATATAGCCCAAAGACTGGAGATCACACAGCCAGCAGTATCCCAGTACCTGAACGATCAGCGCGCAGATCAATCGGTTAAAAACAAGCTGAAAGACGACCCGCAGATAATGATACTTGTAAACGAGGCAGCAGGAAAGCTCGCAGTAGATAAAGATCCAACCGGAGAAGTATCCGATATTTTGAGAGCTGTAAGAGACAAGGGACTGTTAAAGGAAAAGTTCAGGGATGCGGCAAAACTCTAG
- a CDS encoding MFS transporter produces the protein MEFDKVPAISKYLSVIFLFGWLGRSTVWNFLPVYFEQHITSVFLIGILTSLPAIIPILIDIPVGNLVQRAGERIVLFTGLIVSLLSPVLYLTAIPAFLILGKVSEGLTKALVWNSGWSLNLKSADPEYESESISVFFLGMNLAIVIGPIIGGFLIASNGFKLPFYLWMFTTVLGLALYYVYVGIATKKSVFESLKALERKNTYIDDWQHLTDNWEHLKQPFMLVFLYSIIFSFYWLAIPLLLNEINASYPEMGIVFGLALVPKLFQFAFGEVADKIGNLNSVKWMSLFLAVFLAALSQFSNLYIVAGLFFFARLLSGGMSPPIHSFFDSRVPDELEGEMMGFFELFKHIGQAIGPIMAGAIADVYGVSSSFLLAAVIAVAIAVTSFIYS, from the coding sequence ATGGAGTTCGATAAGGTCCCGGCTATCAGCAAGTATCTTTCAGTAATATTTCTCTTTGGATGGCTGGGAAGAAGCACAGTATGGAACTTTCTGCCTGTCTATTTCGAACAACATATTACAAGCGTCTTCTTGATCGGCATACTCACATCGCTACCGGCCATAATACCTATACTAATTGATATTCCTGTAGGAAATCTCGTTCAACGCGCAGGAGAACGCATAGTGCTTTTCACAGGTCTGATAGTTTCTTTGCTTTCGCCGGTTCTTTATCTTACGGCTATACCTGCGTTTCTTATTTTAGGCAAGGTCTCTGAGGGTTTGACCAAAGCTCTTGTCTGGAACTCCGGATGGAGTCTGAACTTGAAATCCGCTGACCCTGAATATGAGTCTGAATCAATCTCTGTATTTTTCCTAGGCATGAATCTTGCTATAGTCATAGGACCTATCATAGGAGGTTTCCTGATAGCTTCAAACGGATTCAAACTTCCTTTTTACCTCTGGATGTTTACAACGGTCTTGGGGCTAGCTCTTTACTATGTGTATGTAGGTATCGCTACTAAGAAAAGCGTATTTGAGTCCTTGAAGGCTCTTGAGCGGAAAAACACTTACATCGATGACTGGCAGCATTTAACGGATAACTGGGAACATCTTAAGCAGCCTTTCATGCTTGTTTTCCTGTATTCTATAATATTTTCCTTTTACTGGCTGGCAATCCCGCTGCTTTTGAACGAAATAAATGCCAGCTACCCGGAGATGGGGATAGTATTCGGACTGGCGTTGGTTCCAAAGCTTTTCCAGTTCGCATTCGGCGAGGTAGCTGATAAAATAGGCAATCTTAACTCGGTTAAATGGATGTCGCTGTTCCTTGCCGTATTTCTAGCTGCTCTGAGCCAGTTTTCCAATCTTTACATTGTCGCCGGACTGTTTTTCTTCGCACGATTGCTTTCTGGCGGTATGTCGCCGCCAATTCACTCGTTCTTCGATTCAAGGGTTCCTGATGAGCTAGAAGGCGAAATGATGGGGTTCTTTGAATTATTCAAGCATATAGGACAAGCTATAGGGCCTATAATGGCGGGAGCGATTGCCGATGTTTACGGCGTCAGTAGCTCGTTTTTACTGGCTGCTGTTATCGCCGTTGCCATCGCTGTAACAAGTTTTATCTACTCTTGA
- a CDS encoding DUF58 domain-containing protein: protein MIEVDFLKELDRFNLALKKNSVELKQGEQSSNSTGQGMIFEDHKKYTPGDDIRKMDWKAYARTGDLYIKRFEEEKSVTVHILIDRSSSMDYGEAENKYDFASKLGLGIAHMVSNTNDRFRFSVFSETVTDISSGRRNADLASLVDTLNNLRKTPESKIGNCLSDYGSRIRNKSVVVVLSDFLVDIEEIEDGLASLQNTDTILVNTLDSSEISPDMEGDKILKDPESGSTLRTYLSKRIRSSYEQKMEKHTSEVEETARKYGAEYVKVNTGEDFFDAFSRVWGRLNRD, encoded by the coding sequence ATGATCGAGGTCGATTTCCTGAAGGAGCTTGACCGTTTCAACCTAGCTCTGAAGAAAAACTCCGTAGAATTAAAGCAAGGCGAACAGTCCTCGAACTCGACCGGACAGGGAATGATCTTCGAGGACCACAAGAAGTATACGCCCGGCGATGACATCCGGAAGATGGACTGGAAAGCCTATGCGCGGACAGGAGACCTCTACATCAAACGGTTCGAGGAGGAAAAATCAGTTACAGTCCACATACTGATCGACCGTTCAAGCTCCATGGATTACGGAGAGGCCGAAAACAAGTACGATTTTGCCTCAAAGCTCGGACTTGGAATAGCACACATGGTTTCAAACACCAACGACCGGTTCCGTTTCTCAGTCTTCTCTGAGACCGTAACCGACATCTCCAGCGGACGGAGGAATGCGGATCTTGCCTCTCTGGTTGATACACTTAACAACCTGAGGAAGACCCCCGAGTCGAAGATAGGTAACTGCCTGAGTGACTATGGCAGCAGGATCAGAAACAAATCGGTCGTCGTAGTTCTATCAGATTTCCTGGTCGATATAGAGGAGATCGAGGACGGACTTGCCTCCCTACAGAACACCGATACAATACTTGTCAACACTCTTGATAGCTCGGAGATAAGCCCGGATATGGAAGGCGATAAGATACTGAAAGATCCAGAATCCGGCTCAACTTTACGGACCTATCTCTCTAAACGTATTCGTTCAAGTTACGAGCAGAAAATGGAGAAACATACTTCCGAGGTTGAGGAAACCGCAAGAAAGTACGGTGCCGAGTACGTAAAAGTTAATACCGGAGAGGATTTCTTCGATGCGTTTTCAAGAGTCTGGGGCCGATTGAACAGGGACTGA